Below is a window of Clavibacter michiganensis subsp. tessellarius DNA.
CGCGGCGACGTCGTCGCCGATCGCCGACTCGACGATGCGCACCGGGTGCTTGGCGATGAGCGCGGGGGAGCGGCGCACCTCCTCGGGGAGCAGCTCCAGCACGACCCGCGAGATCGGCTGCCAGAAGGGACCGCCGCAGACGACCTCGTCGAGGTCGAGCAGGTTCACCTGGATCACCACGGCGTGCGCCAGGTGCCGGGCCGCGGCCCGCACGATCCGCCGGGCCGGGCCGTCCTCCGCGTCGGCGCGCGCGGCCAGGGCGTGGAAGGCCTCGCCGATGAGCCGCATGTCGACCGCGTCGCCGCTCGCCGCGGCCTCCGCGAGCGCCGCGTCCGAGACAGCCCCCGGCGCGAGCGCCCCGCCCTCGACGGCCTGGCGGACGAGCGCGTGCGGCGTGATGAGCTCGCCGACGCAGCCGATGCGCCCGCAGGTGCAGCGCCGCCCGCGCGACGCCACCATGATGTGCCCGGCGTCGCCCGCGTTCGAGCTCGCGCCCCGCACGGGCTCGCCGCCCAGCACGAGGCCCGTGCCGAAGCCCGTCCCGTAGTAGACGAAGGCGAGGTTCCGCCGGCCGCCGTCGCCGAACCACAGCTCGGCCACGGCCGCGGCGGTCACGTCCTTCTCGAGCAGCACGGGCAGGCCCGTCGCGGTGGCGAGCGCGGAGCGGAGCGGGACGTGGCGCCAGCGCGGCAGCATCGGCGGATCCAGCACCAGGCCCTCGGCGACGTCGATGGGCCCGGGCGCCGCGATGCCGACGCCGAGCACCGCGGACCGGTCGACGCCCGCGTCGCGGATCAGCCCGTCGACGAGCCGGGCCACCAGCGCCACGACGTCGTCCGGGCGCGACGCGGACGGCGTCGGCGAGCTCGCGTGCCGGAGCACGGCGCCCTCGAGGTCGAGGAGCACCGCGGTGATCACGGCCGGGTCCACGTGCACGCCCACGGCGAGGCGGCCGGCGGCCACGAGGTGCAGGAGCGTGCGGGGCTTGCCGGGGCCGCGGATCACGGTGCCGCCCTCCCGCACGAGCCCCTCGTCGATGAGGCGGCGGGCGACGTTGGTGACGGTCTGCGCGCTCAGCCCGGTGCGCTCGGCGACCTCGGACCGGCTCGCGCCGTCGGTCGCGCGCCGGATCGCGTCGAGCACGACGGTGCGG
It encodes the following:
- a CDS encoding ROK family protein — encoded protein: MRRGTNLPAIGGYNRTVVLDAIRRATDGASRSEVAERTGLSAQTVTNVARRLIDEGLVREGGTVIRGPGKPRTLLHLVAAGRLAVGVHVDPAVITAVLLDLEGAVLRHASSPTPSASRPDDVVALVARLVDGLIRDAGVDRSAVLGVGIAAPGPIDVAEGLVLDPPMLPRWRHVPLRSALATATGLPVLLEKDVTAAAVAELWFGDGGRRNLAFVYYGTGFGTGLVLGGEPVRGASSNAGDAGHIMVASRGRRCTCGRIGCVGELITPHALVRQAVEGGALAPGAVSDAALAEAAASGDAVDMRLIGEAFHALAARADAEDGPARRIVRAAARHLAHAVVIQVNLLDLDEVVCGGPFWQPISRVVLELLPEEVRRSPALIAKHPVRIVESAIGDDVAAVGAACLVLDNAFSPRPSAMLIRP